A stretch of the Apium graveolens cultivar Ventura unplaced genomic scaffold, ASM990537v1 ctg1654, whole genome shotgun sequence genome encodes the following:
- the LOC141700032 gene encoding uncharacterized protein LOC141700032, with protein sequence MGEADEDDDDFSSDSSDFINHVEAEHEPLYPGCENYSKMKALVKLFNLKVKHGMSDSCFSDVLLLIGSLLPDGNNIPSSFIEAKKTLCALGMRYEKIHACPNNCLLYRGQIDEDETTCRIYKASRWKLNKKGEKQEGVPAKVLWYFLLIPRIRNLFNTPQIANNMTWHETEREHDGKLRHPTDSQTWKNVDQEWPDFASESRNLRLALSSDSFNPFHGNRTEYSSWPVLLSVYNLPHWLYMKSKYIMLCLLISEPTEPGNDIDMFLQPLIDVFLQPVIEDPVRHVLDVMHIEKNICESLLGTLLNIPGKTKDRESVRLDMADIGIRTELRPKTPEKKEKVPLASWNLSNAEKKLVETLCQLEKHFPPSFFDVMIHLSIHLVREVKLCGPIFLRWMYPFERYMKAFKGYVRNPAHPEGCIAEAYVAEEAVECLVNFEEATIGLPKKGRDEQNGITRPLSGVTIIKPSNEDLQLAHICFLQNSNDIRPYFDEHMASLMERYPQHENDQVWLKNKQNDQFPEWFKKKIETELLHDHNGITDEIRWIAEGPNKNVLTFSGYRINGVSYSTKDRDDN encoded by the exons ATGGGTGAAGCTGACgaagatgatgatgatttctcttCAGATTCTTCAGATTTCATCAATCACGTGGAAGCTGAGCATGAACCTCTTTATCCAGGTTGTGAGAATTATAGTAAGATGAAAGCTTTGGTTAAGTTATTCAACTTGAAGGTGAAGCATGGTATGTCTGATTCATGTTTTTCTGATGTTCTTTTATTAATTGGGTCTTTGCTTCCGGATGGCAACAATATCCCTTCTTCTTTCATTGAAGCAAAGAAAACCTTATGTGCATTAGGAATGAGGTATGAGAAGATACACGCATGCCCAAATAATTGTCTCTTATATCGTGGGCAGATAGATGAAGATGAAACAACTTGTCGTATATATAAGGCCTCTAGATGGAAACTGAataagaaaggagaaaaacaggAAGGAGTCCCTGCAAAGGTTTTATGGTATTTTCTGTTGATACCAAGAATAAGAAATTTGTTCAACACACCTCAGATTGCAAATAACATGACCTGGCACGAGACGGAGCGAGAACATGATGGTAAACTGAGGCATCCGACTGACTCGCAAACATGGAAAAATGTCGATCAAGAGTGGCCTGATTTTGCATCAGAGAGTAGGAACCTTCGGTTGGCTTTATCCTCCGATAGTTTCAATCCTTTTCATGGCAACCGTACTGAATATTCAAGTTGGCCTGTTTTGTTATCGGTTTACAACCTTCCACATTGGCTCTATATGAAAAGTAAGTACATTATGCTTTGCTTGTTAATATCAGAACCGACTGAGCCTGGAAATGATATCGACATGTTCTTGCAACCACTTATCGACGTGTTCTTGCAACCAGTTATAGAAGATCCGGTGAGGCATGTTCTCGATGTGATGCATatcgagaaaaatatatgtgaatCTTTGCTCGGAACTTTGCTAAATATTCCTGGAAAGACAAAAGATAGGGAGTCTGTCCGTCTTGATATGGCTGACATAGGAATAAGAACGGAGCTGAGGCCAAAAACTCCCGAAAAGAAAGAGAAGGTACCTTTGGCTTCATGGAACTTATCAAATGCGGAAAAGAAG TTGGTGGAAACATTATGCCAGCTAGAAAAACACTTTCCCCCTTCGTTTTTCGATGTGATGATCCATCTCTCAATTCATCTTGTGAGAGAGGTTAAGCTTTGCGGGCCAATCTTTCTTCGTTGGATGTATCCTTTCGAGAGATATATGAAGGCGTTTAAGGGATATGTACGCAACCCTGCTCATCCCGAAGGCTGTATTGCAGAGGCATATGTTGCCGAGGAGGCCGTTGAATGTTTGGTCAATTTTGAAGAAGCTACCATAGGTTTGCCAAAAAAGGGTAGGGATGAGCAAAATGGAATAACCAGACCTCTATCCGGTGTGACAATCATAAAGCCGAGCAACGAGGACTTGCAGCTTGCACACATATGTTTTCTGCAAAATAGCAATGACATCAGGCCATATTTTGA TGAACATATGGCATCTTTGATGGAAAGATACCCGCAGCATGAAAATGACCAAGTATGGCTAAAAAACAAGCAAAATGATCAATTCCCCGAATGGTTCAAGAAAAAG ATTGAAACAGAATTGCTCCATGATCATAATGGCATAACTGATGAGATAAGGTGGATTGCAGAAGGGCCTAACAAGAATGTTCTTACATTCAGCGGTTATAGAATCAACGGTGTTAGTTATAGTACCAAGGATCGCGATGATAATTGA